From one Triticum aestivum cultivar Chinese Spring chromosome 4B, IWGSC CS RefSeq v2.1, whole genome shotgun sequence genomic stretch:
- the LOC123092133 gene encoding 30S ribosomal protein S5, with protein sequence MAATATAMAMATTSTAAHVVPALFSFLQQRLRLCPKARISTSRRLLLPVSKFSTRDGSASYQEEDEEGEAEDSAEAAFGDEDDEKPQPEAVSSTEFQFAAPPEGYIEPAPFDELPPESPEDVAAAYESLYGPAFSGESLMGNNVFEVKVVDPVDMDRDQRPNDEFSERVVQVSRVTKVVKGGRQLSYRALVVVGDMKGHVGVGVGKAKEVSEAITKAAMNGRRNLVTVPLTKYCTFPHRAEANYGAAKVMLRPACPGSGVTAGGAVRVVLEMAGVENALGKQLRSKNPLNNARATVKATQMMRQFSDVAAERGLPMEELWK encoded by the exons ATGGCGGCCACCGCCACAGCCATGGCGATGGCCACCACTTCCACTGCCGCCCACGTTGTTCCCGCACTGTTCTCTTTCCTTCAACAGCGCCTCCGTCTCTGCCCCAAAGCCCGTATCTCCACCTCCCGCCGCCTCCTGCTCCCTGTCTCCAAGTTCTCCACCCGGGACGGTTCGGCCTCCTaccaagaagaggatgaggaagggGAGGCGGAGGATTCTGCGGAAGCCGCCTTCGGGGACGAGGACGACGAGAAGCCGCAGCCGGAGGCGGTATCCTCTACGGAGTTTCAGTTCGCGGCACCACCGGAGGGATACATCGAGCCGGCGCCATTCGACGAGTTGCCGCCGGAATCACCAGAGGACGTGGCAGCAGCCTACGAGTCGCTCTACGGGCCGGCCTTCAGCGGCGAGTCGTTGATGGGGAACAACGTGTTCGAGGTGAAAGTGGTGGACCCCGTCGACATGGACCGGGACCAGCGCCCCAACGACGAGTTCAGCGAGCGTGTCGTGCAGGTCAGCCGAGTCACCAAGGTCGTTAAGGGTGGGAGGCAGCTCTCCTACCGCGCCCTAGTCGTGGTCGGCGACATGAAGGGACACGTTGGTGTTGGCGTCGGCAAGGCCAAAGAAGTCTCAGAGGCCATCACCAAGGCTGCCATGAACGGCCGCCGCAATCTCGTTACAGTGCCACTAACCAAGTACTGCACCTTCCCGCACAG AGCTGAGGCGAACTATGGAGCAGCGAAGGTCATGCTGAGGCCTGCTTGCCCTGGATCTGGTGTCACTGCAGGTGGAGCTGTGAGGGTTGTGCTGGAGATGGCTGGAGTAGAAAATGCTCTTGGGAAGCAGCTGCGAAGCAAGAACCCCCTCAACAATGCAAGGGCTACAGTCAAGGCGACGCAGATGATGAGACAGTTCTCAGACGTCGCTGCAGAGCGTGGACTTCCAATGGAGGAGTTATGGAAATGA